A region from the Coleofasciculus sp. FACHB-T130 genome encodes:
- a CDS encoding NAD(P)/FAD-dependent oxidoreductase: protein MTQQPTRICILGGGFGGLYTALRLSQLPWEKSERPEIVLVDRDDRFLFTPLLYELLTGELQTWEIAPPFQEILANTGVRFCQGVVAGIDIQEKLVHLHDGPAFSYDRLVLALGGETPLDMVPGAAEYAFPFRTIAHAYRLEERLRILEESETDKIRIAIVGAGYCGVELACKLADRLGERGRIRLIEQADMILRTSPDFNREAARKALEERGVWIDLDTAVESMSPTTISLVYKAQVDPIPVDLVLWTVGTQMAEAVRSLELKHNQRGQITTTPTLQVVDHPEIFALGDLSDARDADGQQIPATAQSAFQQSDYTAWNIWASLTGRPLLPFRYQSFGEIMTLGTDNATFTGMGVKLDGSLAYLFRRLAYLYRMPTLNHQLKVGFNWIAQPLLEMFSK, encoded by the coding sequence ATGACCCAGCAACCTACACGCATTTGTATCCTCGGTGGCGGCTTTGGCGGTCTCTACACTGCCCTGCGCTTGAGCCAGTTGCCTTGGGAAAAGTCGGAACGTCCGGAAATTGTCCTGGTGGATCGAGATGACCGCTTTTTGTTCACACCGCTGCTGTATGAACTACTCACCGGGGAACTGCAAACTTGGGAAATTGCTCCACCGTTTCAAGAGATTTTAGCGAACACGGGTGTGCGCTTCTGTCAGGGTGTTGTGGCTGGAATAGATATCCAAGAAAAACTGGTACATTTGCATGATGGCCCTGCCTTCTCCTACGATCGCTTGGTGTTAGCCCTGGGTGGAGAGACGCCGCTAGATATGGTGCCGGGGGCTGCCGAATATGCGTTTCCTTTCCGGACGATTGCTCACGCCTACCGCTTGGAAGAACGGCTGAGAATTTTGGAAGAGTCGGAAACAGATAAAATTCGCATCGCCATTGTGGGGGCGGGTTATTGTGGGGTTGAATTGGCTTGCAAGTTGGCGGATCGCCTTGGCGAACGAGGTCGCATCCGGTTAATTGAACAAGCTGATATGATTCTCCGGACATCGCCAGATTTTAACCGGGAAGCGGCGCGAAAAGCTTTGGAAGAAAGGGGCGTGTGGATCGATTTGGACACGGCAGTGGAGTCGATGTCACCGACTACGATCTCGCTAGTGTACAAAGCACAGGTAGACCCAATCCCAGTGGATTTGGTGCTATGGACGGTGGGAACGCAAATGGCAGAGGCGGTGCGATCGCTCGAACTCAAACACAATCAACGCGGTCAAATTACCACTACGCCGACTCTACAAGTGGTTGACCATCCAGAAATCTTTGCCCTTGGCGACCTTTCGGACGCTCGCGACGCTGACGGTCAGCAAATACCGGCAACTGCCCAATCTGCCTTCCAGCAATCAGATTATACTGCCTGGAATATCTGGGCATCGCTGACCGGGCGTCCTTTGCTTCCCTTCCGCTATCAGAGTTTCGGCGAAATCATGACCTTGGGGACGGATAACGCTACTTTCACCGGCATGGGAGTAAAGCTGGATGGTTCCCTCGCCTATCTCTTCCGGCGTCTGGCATATCTGTATCGGATGCCAACGCTCAACCATCAGTTGAAAGTCGGATTCAATTGGATTGCCCAACCTCTGTTGGAAATGTTCTCGAAGTAA
- the rpsP gene encoding 30S ribosomal protein S16 — protein sequence MIKLRLKRYGKKREASYRIVAMQSTSRRDGRPLEELGFYNPRTDEVRLNEPALTKRLQQGAQPTPTVRRILQKANVLEQVSAPTTA from the coding sequence ATGATCAAACTGCGATTAAAGAGATACGGCAAAAAGCGGGAAGCTAGCTACCGGATTGTGGCAATGCAAAGCACTTCCCGCCGCGATGGGCGTCCTTTGGAAGAACTGGGCTTTTACAACCCCAGAACCGATGAAGTCAGACTAAACGAGCCAGCACTCACCAAGCGCCTCCAACAGGGAGCGCAGCCTACGCCAACGGTGCGCCGGATTCTTCAAAAAGCTAATGTCTTGGAACAAGTCAGTGCCCCAACTACCGCATGA
- a CDS encoding HAD family hydrolase — protein sequence MKRPKVIFLDAVGTMFGVRGSVGEAYSAIASRFGVQVSAEVVNPAFYQSFKAAPPPVFPSAEPQEIPDQEFEWWKAIALSTFEQVGVLPKFSNFPSFFNELYAYFSTSEPWFVYPDVLTALEQWREMEIELGVLSNFDSRIYSVLQSLNLIEFFTSVTISSEIGAAKPDPKIFAAALEKHNCSPEEAWHIGDSHKEDYRGAKAAGLKGIFLKRTE from the coding sequence ATGAAGCGCCCCAAAGTTATTTTTCTCGATGCCGTGGGCACCATGTTTGGTGTAAGAGGTAGTGTAGGAGAGGCGTATAGCGCGATCGCCAGTCGGTTTGGCGTCCAAGTCTCTGCTGAGGTGGTGAATCCAGCCTTTTACCAAAGCTTTAAAGCCGCACCGCCGCCAGTTTTTCCAAGCGCAGAACCCCAAGAAATCCCGGATCAGGAATTTGAGTGGTGGAAAGCGATCGCGCTTTCCACATTTGAACAAGTTGGCGTCTTGCCCAAATTTTCCAACTTTCCCAGTTTTTTTAACGAACTCTACGCCTACTTCTCCACCTCTGAACCTTGGTTTGTTTATCCCGATGTTCTTACAGCTTTGGAACAATGGAGAGAAATGGAAATTGAGCTGGGTGTATTGTCAAATTTCGATTCGCGTATCTATTCGGTTTTGCAATCGCTGAATTTAATCGAATTTTTTACTTCTGTGACCATTTCCTCGGAAATTGGTGCTGCCAAACCCGATCCAAAAATTTTTGCCGCTGCGTTGGAGAAACATAACTGCTCGCCTGAGGAAGCATGGCACATTGGCGACAGTCATAAAGAGGACTATCGAGGAGCAAAAGCAGCCGGACTCAAGGGCATTTTTTTAAAGCGCACTGAGTAG
- a CDS encoding PhoH family protein codes for MTEAFKTIHLPNANSAIALAGDREENLKTLAKTTGAVLVLRGQELMVSGTPKQVDRTNDLVNALKPFWKDGKRISKVDIRTACQALDTGRQVEWQAMQEEVLARNRRGEEIRAKTFPQLQYIQAVRTHDLTFCIGPAGTGKTYLAAVLAVQALLSDQYERLILTRPAVEAGEKLGFLPGDLQQKIDPFLRPLYDALYEFIDTDKIPSLMERGVIEVAPLAYMRGRTLNNSFVIVDEAQNTTPAQMKMVLTRLGFRSRMVVTGDITQTDLPLNQQSGLAVAQKILQRVEGIAFCNLSKTDVVRNPLVERIVAAYENDAL; via the coding sequence ATGACCGAGGCATTTAAAACAATACATCTACCAAATGCTAATAGCGCGATCGCTTTAGCAGGCGATCGCGAAGAAAACCTCAAAACCCTGGCAAAAACGACTGGCGCAGTTCTAGTGTTGCGGGGTCAAGAACTGATGGTTTCTGGGACTCCTAAACAAGTAGATCGCACCAACGATCTGGTGAACGCCCTCAAACCTTTCTGGAAAGACGGGAAGCGGATCTCCAAAGTAGATATCCGCACGGCTTGCCAAGCCCTGGATACGGGACGCCAGGTGGAATGGCAAGCAATGCAAGAGGAAGTTCTAGCACGAAACCGTCGCGGCGAAGAAATTCGAGCTAAAACATTTCCTCAGTTGCAGTATATCCAAGCAGTACGCACCCACGACCTCACCTTCTGCATTGGCCCAGCAGGTACCGGCAAAACCTACCTAGCAGCCGTTCTGGCAGTTCAGGCGCTGCTTTCCGATCAGTACGAACGACTGATTCTCACCCGTCCAGCAGTGGAAGCTGGGGAAAAATTGGGCTTTTTGCCTGGGGACTTACAGCAGAAAATTGACCCGTTTCTGCGTCCCCTTTATGACGCGCTCTATGAATTTATCGATACAGATAAAATTCCTAGTTTGATGGAACGCGGGGTGATTGAAGTTGCTCCCCTGGCTTATATGCGGGGTCGAACTCTCAACAACTCCTTTGTAATTGTGGATGAAGCCCAGAACACCACCCCAGCACAGATGAAAATGGTGCTGACTCGCCTAGGGTTTCGTTCTCGCATGGTTGTCACGGGTGACATTACCCAGACCGATTTACCACTCAACCAACAATCTGGGTTAGCCGTTGCCCAAAAAATTCTCCAACGGGTTGAAGGCATTGCCTTCTGCAATCTCTCCAAAACTGATGTTGTCCGCAATCCGTTAGTTGAGCGAATTGTAGCGGCATACGAAAATGATGCGTTGTGA
- a CDS encoding KH domain-containing protein, protein MSWNKSVPQLPHESELDSPDSTSQPVRSSHGSSLPDYAALVKFLVQPFLESPKLLSVDCEMSQGNTKAWVRLAFEGEDKGRVFGRGGRNIQAIRTVIEAAAKAANQSVYLDIYGSSARSLESTSGSPEVAKKDPPRRSSPVSAPKFRSR, encoded by the coding sequence ATGTCTTGGAACAAGTCAGTGCCCCAACTACCGCATGAGTCCGAGTTGGATTCCCCAGATTCAACCAGCCAGCCTGTAAGGTCATCCCACGGGAGTTCCCTACCGGATTATGCTGCTCTGGTGAAATTTTTGGTGCAGCCGTTTTTAGAATCACCAAAATTGCTGAGCGTGGACTGCGAAATGTCGCAGGGAAATACTAAAGCGTGGGTGCGGCTGGCTTTTGAAGGCGAAGACAAGGGAAGAGTTTTTGGTCGGGGAGGACGTAATATTCAGGCAATTCGGACGGTGATTGAAGCGGCTGCGAAAGCTGCCAATCAATCTGTCTACCTGGACATCTATGGGAGTTCGGCGCGATCGCTTGAAAGTACGTCAGGAAGTCCAGAAGTTGCGAAAAAAGATCCACCCCGCCGGTCTTCCCCAGTATCTGCTCCCAAATTCCGCTCCCGTTAA
- a CDS encoding DM13 domain-containing protein → MELDRAFKTDNGLDLFVILYRSEKPPTNGIKEKDYASIGRLQKISGAQRYAIPASVNPAEFGSVVIWCRLFNPTFGFAPFSS, encoded by the coding sequence CTGGAGTTAGATCGAGCTTTCAAAACTGACAATGGCCTGGATTTATTCGTCATTCTGTATCGTTCTGAAAAACCTCCAACAAATGGCATTAAAGAGAAAGATTATGCAAGTATCGGTCGCTTGCAAAAAATAAGTGGTGCTCAACGCTATGCTATTCCTGCTAGTGTCAATCCAGCAGAGTTTGGATCGGTGGTGATTTGGTGTCGCTTATTCAACCCTACCTTTGGCTTTGCCCCTTTCAGTAGTTAA
- the uvrA gene encoding excinuclease ABC subunit UvrA: MSDRVNLSDALLTESSNGHHSTGVNQNSQNAIRIRGARQHNLKNIDLELPRDRLIVFTGVSGSGKSSLAFDTIFAEGQRRYVESLSAYARQFLGQLDKPDVDAIEGLSPAISIDQKSTSHNPRSTVGTVTEIYDYLRLLFGRAGEPHCPLCDRSIAPQTIDEMCDRILELPDGTRFQILAPVVRGKKGTHQKLLSSLVSEGFARVRVDGEVFQLSDSIELDKNYTHTIEIVVDRLIKKPGIQERLTDSLSTCLRHASGIAVIQLLNDTSKPNESDQINNSYTEHTTKNESGQENSTNAENSYQESSNELVFSENFACPEHGAVMDELSPRLFSFNSPYGACPQCHGLGSLRTFSPELLVPFPESPVYAAIAPWSEKDNSYYLSLLYNVGQAYGFEIQTPWNQLTAEQQHIIMYGADKSIWNESRNDFRRYAGVIAILQKQYDETSSELIKQKMEQYLVEQPCEVCAGKRLKPEALAVRLGQYRMLDLTSVDIGESRERINNLKLSDRQFQIGDLVLREIKARLQFLLDVGLDYLTLDRPAMTLSGGEAQRIRLATQIGSGLTGVLYVLDEPSIGLHQRDNGRLLQTLIKLRDLGNTLIVVEHDEETIRAADHIVDIGPSAGVHGGRIVSQGDLETLLAAEDSLTGAYLSGRQVIETPAQRREGNGRSLILKNAYRNNLQNIDVEIPLGKLVCITGVSGSGKSTLINELLYPALQHHLTRKVPFPKHLEAIKGLNAIDKAIVIDQSPIGRTPRSNPATYTGIFDAIRDVFSQTIEAKARGYKPGQFSFNVKGGRCEACGGQGVNVIEMNFLPDVYVQCEVCKGDRYNRETLQVKYKNKSISDVLNMTVEEALEFFINIPKASTRLQTLVDVGLGYIRLGQTAPTLSGGEAQRVKLASELSRRATGKTLYLIDEPTTGLSFYDVHKLLDVLQRLVDKGNSILVIEHNLDVIRCADWVIDLGPEGGNKGGELIAMGTPEKVADNPRSYTGQYLKQVLQQHPPK; encoded by the coding sequence ATGTCTGACCGTGTCAATCTTTCGGATGCTTTACTAACTGAGTCCTCAAATGGGCATCATTCCACAGGCGTAAATCAAAACAGCCAGAACGCGATTCGCATTCGTGGCGCTAGGCAGCACAATCTAAAGAATATCGATCTAGAACTACCGCGCGATCGCTTGATTGTCTTTACTGGCGTCTCTGGTTCTGGCAAGTCTTCCCTCGCCTTTGATACCATCTTTGCAGAAGGACAACGGCGCTACGTGGAGTCCCTGAGTGCCTACGCGCGGCAATTCTTAGGGCAGTTGGATAAGCCAGATGTGGATGCGATTGAGGGACTGAGTCCGGCAATTTCAATTGACCAAAAATCAACCTCTCACAACCCCCGCTCAACGGTTGGCACGGTAACTGAGATTTACGACTATTTGCGGCTGCTGTTTGGACGCGCGGGTGAGCCTCACTGCCCTCTGTGCGATCGCTCGATTGCACCTCAGACGATTGATGAAATGTGCGATCGCATCCTGGAACTGCCTGATGGCACCCGTTTTCAAATCTTAGCGCCTGTAGTGCGCGGCAAAAAGGGCACCCATCAAAAATTGCTCTCCAGCCTGGTTTCTGAAGGATTTGCTCGCGTCAGAGTTGATGGAGAGGTGTTTCAACTGTCCGATTCTATTGAATTAGATAAAAATTATACACACACGATTGAAATTGTCGTTGACCGACTGATTAAGAAACCCGGTATTCAGGAGCGTCTAACCGATTCTCTCAGCACTTGTCTGCGTCATGCCAGTGGAATTGCGGTCATTCAGTTATTAAATGATACATCGAAACCTAACGAATCCGACCAGATAAATAATTCGTACACGGAACATACCACAAAAAACGAAAGTGGGCAAGAAAATTCTACAAACGCTGAGAATTCCTATCAGGAAAGCTCCAATGAATTAGTCTTTTCAGAAAACTTTGCTTGCCCGGAACATGGGGCGGTGATGGATGAACTTTCTCCGCGATTGTTCTCCTTTAACTCCCCTTATGGTGCTTGTCCTCAGTGTCATGGATTGGGTAGCTTGCGGACATTTTCACCAGAGTTATTGGTACCTTTTCCGGAGTCGCCGGTGTATGCTGCGATCGCGCCTTGGTCAGAAAAGGATAATTCTTACTATCTCTCCCTTCTATACAATGTCGGACAAGCGTATGGCTTTGAAATTCAGACACCTTGGAATCAGCTAACAGCAGAACAGCAGCACATCATTATGTATGGTGCTGACAAATCAATCTGGAATGAAAGTCGAAATGATTTTAGACGGTATGCAGGCGTTATTGCTATCCTCCAGAAACAATACGATGAAACGAGTTCCGAACTCATTAAACAAAAAATGGAGCAATATCTCGTCGAACAGCCATGTGAAGTGTGCGCCGGGAAGCGATTGAAACCGGAAGCCTTGGCTGTGCGATTGGGACAGTATCGGATGCTCGACTTGACGAGCGTTGATATTGGGGAAAGTCGAGAACGAATTAATAATTTAAAATTGAGCGATCGCCAGTTTCAAATAGGCGATTTGGTACTTAGAGAAATTAAAGCTAGGCTGCAATTTCTCCTTGATGTTGGCTTAGATTATCTGACGCTTGACCGTCCGGCAATGACACTTTCGGGCGGAGAAGCGCAACGAATTCGCCTTGCAACCCAAATTGGTTCGGGTTTAACCGGCGTCCTCTACGTGTTAGATGAACCGAGTATCGGACTGCATCAGCGAGATAATGGACGCTTGCTGCAAACTTTAATTAAACTCCGCGATTTGGGCAATACATTAATTGTGGTCGAGCATGATGAAGAAACGATTCGTGCGGCTGACCACATTGTTGATATTGGCCCTAGTGCGGGCGTTCATGGTGGAAGAATTGTTTCTCAAGGTGACTTAGAGACATTGTTAGCAGCAGAAGATTCCCTAACAGGTGCTTATTTGTCGGGACGGCAAGTGATTGAAACACCTGCACAGAGGAGAGAGGGAAATGGGCGATCGCTAATTCTCAAAAATGCCTACCGCAACAACTTACAAAATATAGATGTCGAAATTCCACTGGGTAAACTTGTCTGCATCACCGGCGTTTCTGGTTCCGGCAAATCTACTCTAATTAACGAATTACTTTACCCAGCCTTACAACACCACCTCACCCGCAAAGTTCCCTTCCCGAAACATTTGGAAGCCATCAAGGGATTGAACGCAATTGATAAAGCAATTGTCATCGACCAATCTCCAATTGGACGTACCCCTCGTTCTAATCCAGCTACCTATACAGGTATATTTGATGCAATTCGAGATGTGTTTTCCCAAACGATAGAAGCAAAAGCGAGAGGGTATAAACCGGGGCAATTTTCTTTCAATGTTAAAGGCGGACGCTGCGAAGCTTGTGGCGGACAAGGCGTGAATGTGATCGAGATGAATTTTCTGCCAGATGTCTACGTGCAGTGCGAAGTTTGTAAAGGCGATCGCTACAACCGAGAAACTTTACAAGTCAAGTACAAAAACAAGTCTATTTCTGATGTTCTCAACATGACCGTAGAAGAAGCTTTGGAATTTTTTATAAATATCCCTAAAGCATCAACACGGTTGCAAACTTTAGTAGATGTGGGACTCGGTTATATCCGTTTAGGGCAAACTGCACCCACTCTTTCTGGTGGTGAAGCGCAACGAGTGAAGTTAGCCTCGGAACTCTCTCGTCGTGCTACCGGGAAGACGCTTTATTTAATCGATGAACCGACAACGGGTTTATCTTTTTACGATGTCCACAAGTTGCTAGATGTGTTACAGAGATTGGTAGATAAAGGCAATTCAATTTTAGTCATCGAACACAATTTAGATGTAATTCGTTGCGCCGATTGGGTTATCGATTTGGGACCGGAAGGGGGGAATAAAGGTGGAGAGTTAATTGCGATGGGAACTCCAGAAAAAGTGGCGGACAATCCGAGGTCTTATACCGGGCAATATTTGAAACAAGTGTTGCAGCAGCATCCCCCAAAATGA
- a CDS encoding glycosyltransferase, translated as MTTSYIKNKISKRQVLKRIFRLRMATLLMVGIVVFAAAIATAWFAGEGKISQLFAELNTLQENPPLWLQAPMKSEYLLVPTVALLVIVLIVMKISPKTDAWSRFLVVGILLGLTGRYIVWRSLSTLNVADPLNGVFSLGLFFMEMLMLSSSTIQLFLMLNVKERHREADQMAKSVIDGSFLPTVDIFIPTYNEAVFIVKRTIIGCQALDYPNKTVYLLDDTKRPEMHKLAEELGCEYKTRLDNRHAKAGNLNHAFPQTSGELIVVFDADFIPNKNFLTRTVGFFQDETVALVQTPQSFYNSDPIAYNLGLEHVLTPEEEVFYRQIQPIRDAAGSVICSGTSFIVRRSALEAAGGFATNSLSEDYFTGICLSAQGYQLIYLDEKLSAGLAAENIAAHATQRLRWAQGTLQAFFIEENPLTISGLSPLQRLAHLEGLLHWFTSLSRVYFLFIPLAYSFFGVIPVRAMIGELLYYFLPYYVVQLSVFSWLNYRSRSALLTDIYTLVLCIPLALTVLQAMLKPFSKEFKVTPKGISRDRFSFNWNLAWPLIILFIASVVSLWRNLGMCIITGNWQRLETYGATEVYKGIGLGWIWSGYNLLMIGIALLILLDVPKPDIYEWFDLRRVIRLNVAGQKFWGITTIISEAGAQIALTHGGLANDTSEMLPVTLEIMEEKLELQGKIIHTGFRDEYPTVQVAFEKLNLKQYRCLVEMLFCRPGQWKRREAPGEFGSLLLILKILLRPRILFDREPQVRAIAVSKI; from the coding sequence ATGACGACTTCATACATTAAAAATAAAATCTCAAAGCGTCAAGTCCTAAAACGAATTTTCCGCCTTCGGATGGCAACGCTGCTCATGGTAGGAATTGTTGTCTTCGCAGCTGCGATCGCTACTGCGTGGTTTGCGGGTGAAGGGAAAATTAGTCAGCTGTTTGCCGAACTCAATACTTTACAAGAGAATCCACCCCTGTGGCTGCAAGCGCCCATGAAGAGTGAATACTTGCTAGTTCCTACGGTTGCTCTGCTAGTAATTGTTTTGATAGTAATGAAAATCTCTCCAAAAACCGACGCTTGGTCTCGGTTTCTTGTAGTAGGGATTTTGCTGGGGTTAACAGGTCGATATATTGTATGGCGATCGCTCTCTACTCTGAATGTTGCCGACCCTCTGAATGGTGTCTTCAGCTTGGGGTTATTTTTCATGGAAATGTTGATGTTAAGTAGTAGTACGATCCAGCTTTTTTTGATGCTAAACGTAAAGGAGCGACATCGTGAAGCTGACCAGATGGCGAAAAGTGTGATTGATGGCAGCTTTCTGCCAACTGTTGATATTTTTATTCCTACTTACAATGAAGCTGTATTTATTGTTAAACGCACAATTATTGGTTGCCAAGCTTTAGATTATCCCAATAAAACAGTTTATTTGCTAGATGATACAAAACGCCCAGAAATGCATAAATTGGCTGAGGAGTTGGGCTGCGAATATAAAACTAGACTTGATAATAGACATGCAAAAGCCGGTAATTTAAATCATGCATTCCCTCAAACAAGTGGAGAATTAATTGTTGTATTTGATGCAGACTTTATTCCGAATAAAAACTTTCTTACTCGCACTGTAGGTTTTTTTCAAGATGAAACAGTTGCCCTGGTACAGACACCCCAAAGCTTTTATAACTCCGATCCAATTGCCTACAATTTAGGATTAGAACACGTCCTAACGCCAGAAGAAGAAGTGTTTTACCGACAAATTCAACCGATTCGGGATGCAGCTGGTAGTGTTATTTGCTCTGGAACTTCTTTCATTGTTAGGCGTAGTGCTTTAGAAGCAGCGGGTGGCTTTGCCACCAACTCCTTAAGCGAAGATTACTTCACCGGCATTTGTTTATCTGCCCAAGGCTACCAATTAATTTACCTAGATGAAAAGTTAAGTGCTGGATTAGCCGCAGAAAATATTGCCGCTCATGCTACTCAGCGACTACGGTGGGCACAAGGCACTTTACAAGCGTTTTTTATTGAGGAAAATCCGTTAACGATTTCAGGACTTAGTCCTCTGCAAAGGCTGGCTCATTTAGAAGGATTATTACATTGGTTTACCAGTTTGTCGCGGGTTTATTTCCTGTTTATACCCTTGGCTTATTCGTTTTTCGGTGTTATTCCTGTTCGGGCAATGATTGGTGAATTATTATATTATTTTTTACCTTACTATGTCGTACAACTTTCAGTTTTTTCCTGGTTAAATTATCGTTCTCGATCAGCTTTGCTCACGGATATTTACACGTTGGTGCTTTGCATTCCTTTAGCACTAACTGTACTTCAAGCAATGCTGAAGCCTTTTTCTAAAGAGTTTAAGGTAACGCCTAAGGGAATATCACGCGATCGTTTTTCTTTTAACTGGAATTTAGCATGGCCTTTGATTATTTTGTTTATAGCAAGTGTTGTCAGTTTGTGGCGAAATTTAGGAATGTGCATAATAACGGGTAATTGGCAAAGGCTAGAAACTTACGGAGCAACTGAAGTGTATAAAGGTATCGGTTTGGGTTGGATTTGGAGCGGTTATAACTTGTTAATGATTGGCATTGCGTTGTTAATTTTATTAGATGTCCCTAAACCAGATATTTATGAATGGTTTGATTTACGAAGGGTAATCCGCCTGAATGTTGCTGGGCAGAAGTTTTGGGGCATTACTACAATAATTTCGGAAGCAGGTGCCCAAATTGCCTTAACCCACGGAGGCCTAGCGAATGATACCAGTGAAATGTTGCCAGTGACATTAGAAATTATGGAAGAAAAATTAGAATTGCAAGGCAAAATTATCCACACAGGATTTAGAGATGAGTATCCAACGGTGCAAGTGGCTTTTGAGAAATTAAACCTCAAACAATATCGGTGTCTGGTAGAAATGCTATTTTGCCGCCCAGGTCAATGGAAACGCCGGGAGGCTCCTGGAGAGTTTGGTTCTTTGTTGCTGATTTTAAAAATTTTACTTCGCCCACGAATTTTGTTTGATAGGGAGCCACAAGTGAGAGCGATCGCTGTCTCCAAAATTTAA
- a CDS encoding DUF4079 domain-containing protein, producing the protein MEIADLAALIHPAIAIAVVFPLIGIVVNRAWQTRQRRLQNLEGKSKIPLVVGQEHVQLGKWLSGAIVGVTLIGLAYPIFEHILSKQIWSQKPFQVVFIVLMFAATIGSLVLLYKAKQRLWRGVFATLTGAGLIILGFQEGVYRRDNEWLVSHYYIGIAAAMLMIFSLAIIEDIYKDRLNRWRTIHIILSCIALLMFVGQSMTGTRDLLEIPLRWQKPYVDRLYIQQCNSQPCIIQVTPAKN; encoded by the coding sequence ATGGAAATTGCAGATTTGGCGGCTTTAATTCATCCTGCGATCGCAATTGCAGTCGTCTTCCCTCTGATTGGCATTGTCGTCAACCGCGCTTGGCAGACTCGCCAACGCCGCTTGCAAAATTTAGAAGGCAAAAGTAAAATTCCGCTAGTAGTTGGGCAAGAACACGTCCAATTAGGCAAATGGCTTTCTGGTGCCATTGTTGGAGTTACCCTTATCGGACTTGCTTATCCAATTTTTGAGCATATTTTGAGCAAGCAAATCTGGAGCCAGAAACCTTTTCAAGTTGTCTTTATCGTCCTAATGTTTGCGGCTACCATTGGCTCCTTAGTATTGCTCTACAAAGCCAAACAGCGGCTTTGGCGCGGCGTTTTTGCAACCTTAACCGGCGCAGGTTTAATTATTCTCGGCTTCCAAGAAGGCGTCTATCGTCGGGACAACGAGTGGTTGGTGTCTCACTACTACATCGGCATCGCAGCGGCAATGCTGATGATTTTTTCGTTAGCAATTATTGAAGATATCTACAAAGATCGGTTAAATCGCTGGCGCACCATTCACATCATTTTGAGCTGCATTGCACTCTTAATGTTTGTAGGACAAAGCATGACTGGTACGCGAGATTTACTAGAGATTCCTTTAAGGTGGCAGAAACCTTATGTGGATCGGCTTTACATCCAGCAGTGCAACAGTCAGCCTTGCATCATCCAAGTAACACCTGCAAAAAATTAA
- a CDS encoding phytanoyl-CoA dioxygenase family protein: MIVLPEKTVLTSLGYELDCSSEAFGYLSDSSNLLNQPQKLRQRMQQDGYLYLRALLNPQEVWQSRQEIAELLAAEDCLKPGHPILECVAKPGLKMHFRPDLAAQSQALKKLLYSGRMMEFYQVFLGGDVRPFDYTWLRAVAPGHGTYAHCDIVYMGRGTHDLYTTWTPLGDVSLEMGGLIILENSHCLERIKNDYGRKDVDSYCSNRKTAQLYAFGEKWWNGALSKNPVSLRKKYGGRWLTADFKAGDVLIFGMFTIHASLDNHSQQIRLSSDSRYQLASEPVDERWVGSNPVGHSAAGKRGRIC, encoded by the coding sequence ATGATCGTCTTACCTGAGAAAACCGTCCTCACTTCTTTAGGTTACGAACTCGATTGCAGCAGCGAAGCTTTTGGTTATTTAAGCGATTCTTCAAATTTACTCAATCAGCCCCAAAAACTGCGCCAGCGGATGCAACAGGACGGGTATTTATACCTTCGGGCACTTCTAAATCCCCAAGAAGTTTGGCAAAGTCGTCAGGAAATTGCCGAACTCTTAGCCGCAGAAGATTGTCTCAAACCCGGACACCCGATTCTAGAATGCGTGGCAAAACCGGGATTGAAAATGCATTTTAGACCCGATTTAGCAGCCCAAAGTCAAGCGCTTAAAAAACTGCTTTATTCCGGTCGAATGATGGAATTTTATCAAGTTTTTTTAGGCGGAGATGTTCGACCTTTCGATTACACCTGGTTAAGGGCAGTTGCCCCCGGTCATGGTACTTATGCCCACTGCGATATCGTGTACATGGGGCGGGGAACTCATGACCTTTACACAACTTGGACACCGCTAGGTGATGTATCTCTGGAAATGGGAGGGTTAATCATTTTGGAAAACTCTCATTGCCTGGAAAGAATTAAAAACGATTATGGGCGCAAGGATGTAGATAGTTATTGTTCCAACCGAAAGACTGCCCAATTGTATGCATTTGGTGAAAAGTGGTGGAATGGGGCGTTATCAAAAAATCCAGTTTCTCTGCGAAAAAAATACGGAGGACGTTGGCTAACCGCCGATTTCAAAGCTGGAGATGTTTTGATTTTCGGTATGTTTACAATTCATGCCAGCTTAGATAACCACTCCCAGCAAATTCGGCTTTCTTCAGATAGCCGTTATCAGCTAGCTTCGGAACCCGTGGATGAAAGATGGGTGGGGAGCAACCCTGTTGGTCACTCAGCCGCAGGGAAGCGAGGTCGTATCTGCTAA